Proteins from a genomic interval of Maniola hyperantus chromosome 1, iAphHyp1.2, whole genome shotgun sequence:
- the LOC117985551 gene encoding long-chain fatty acid transport protein 4-like codes for MSNVEANNNMNKAEVNNHKPVDQIRDVERGKGESGSSIPWLTVAVMVFAVAALAAACAVAWVFWNWQTALVVLAILVVVYVLAYFWNWLWIAAQTAPRDMKALYCYIKILRLSNNFTKKNWSMPDIFHEVVKKHPKKICFLFEDESWTFQQVEEFSLRVSAVLKTRGVKRGDTVAVMANNYPEMPAIWLGIARIGGISPLINTNQTGNTLLHSINIAHCDFVIYGSEFETAIQDIKKELSDSIKLLKFTRRPLNVSNDKVKVAEQSDDLTHSLETTPPAPWSLSEGEGFLGRLLYIYTSGTTGLPKAAVISPSRMVFMASGVQYLGGLNPKDVIYCPMPLYHSAGGVITMGNAFIFGCTVALKLKFSASAYFPDCIKYNATAAHYIGEMCRYVLATPPSPTDRQHKVRVVYGNGMRPTIWNEFVKRFGIKRVSEFYGATEGNANIVNIDSKAGAIGFISRIIPAVYPIAIIKVDEDTGEPIRDKRGLCQLAKPNEPGVFIGKIKPNNPARAFLGYVDKEASDKKIVRDVLAHGDSAFISGDILVSDELGYLYFRDRTGDTFRWRGENVSTTEVEAAISRVADQRDAVVYGVEVPDIEGRAGMCGIVDADGTLDLDKLAKDIAKDLPKYARPVFIRVMRSMDMTATFKLRKVDLQKEGYDPNRVKDKLYYFDPKLNKYVSLGLEEYEKIVSGKIRL; via the exons ATGTCAAATGTCGAGGCgaacaataatatgaataaagcAGAAGTAAACAACCACAAACCG GTGGACCAAATCAGAGACGTCGAAAGAGGTAAAGGCGAAAGTGGTTCGAGCATACCTTGGCTAACGGTCGCAGTGATGGTATTCGCGGTTGCCGCTTTGGCCGCGGCGTGTGCTGTTGCCTGGGTATTTTGGAACTGGCAGACTGCCCTGGTGGTTCTCGCGATCCTAGTGGTCGTATATGTATTAGCCTACTTTTGGAATTGGTTATGGATTGCTGCTCAAACTGCGCCACGAGATATGAA AGCCCTGTATTGTTACATAAAAATTCTAAGATTATCAAACAATTTCACAAAGAAGAATTGGTCTATGCCGGATATCTTTCACGAGGTGGTAAAGAAGCATCCGAAGAAAATATGCTTTCTTTTCGAAGATGAATCATGGACGTTTCAACAG GTAGAAGAATTCAGTCTTCGGGTTTCAGCCGTTCTCAAGACGCGCGGGGTAAAGCGCGGCGATACTGTGGCGGTGATGGCGAACAACTATCCCGAAATGCCGGCCATCTGGCTAGGCATAGCGCGGATAGGAGGCATTTCACCACTCATCAACACTAACCAAACCGGCAATACGCTACTCCACTCCATCAACATTGCTCACTGTGACTTTGTAATATACGGCAGTGAGTTTGAAACAG CCATCCAGGACATAAAAAAGGAATTGAGTGACTCCATAAAACTTTTGAAATTCACTCGACGTCCGCTTAACGTGTCTAATGACAAAGTCAAAGTAGCTGAACAATCTGATGATTTGACCCACTCATTAGAGACGACACCACCAGCGCCGTGGAGTTTATCTGAAGGCGAGGGATTTCTTGGTAGACTTCTTTATATTTACACTTCAGGAACTACAGGACTGCCAAAAGCAGCTGTGATATCACCATCGAG GATGGTGTTCATGGCATCTGGTGTGCAATATCTTGGTGGACTTAATCCTAAGGACGTGATCTACTGCCCAATGCCCTTGTACCACTCCGCCGGTGGAGTCATCACAATGGGAAACGCTTTCATATTCGGCTGCACTGTGGCTTTAAAACTGAAATTCTCAGCATCGGCGTACTTCCCTGACTGCATAAAATATAACGCGACG GCAGCGCATTACATTGGTGAGATGTGCAGATACGTGCTGGCCACGCCACCATCGCCCACCGATAGGCAGCACAAAGTACGCGTCGTGTATGGAAACGGCATGAGGCCAACT ATTTGGAATGAGTTCGTGAAGCGCTTCGGAATCAAGAGGGTTTCTGAATTTTATGGTGCCACGGAAGGGAATgcaaatatag tgaATATCGACAGCAAAGCAGGAGCGATAGGATTCATATCAAGGATCATTCCCGCAGTGTATCCTATAGCAATAATTAAAGTTGATGAAGATACCGGAGAACCGATCAGAGATAAACGTGGTCTTTGTCAG TTAGCCAAACCAAACGAGCCTGGCGTGTTCATCGGTAAAATAAAGCCAAATAATCCAGCGCGTGCTTTCCTTGGGTACGTCGACAAGGAGGCTTCAGATAAGAAAATAGTGAGAGATGTGCTTGCCCACGGAGACTCTGCTTTTATATCAG GAGACATACTCGTGTCTGATGAGCTGGGATACTTGTACTTCCGGGATCGTACAGGAGACACGTTTCGGTGGCGCGGGGAGAACGTCAGTACCACCGAAGTGGAGGCCGCTATCTCCAGAGTGGCAGACCAAAGAGACGCCGTTGTATATGGTGTCGAG GTCCCGGATATAGAAGGAAGAGCAGGCATGTGCGGTATCGTAGATGCGGATGGCACCCTAGATTTAGACAAGCTTGCAAAAGATATAGCGAAGGACCTTCCCAAGTACGCTCGTCCCGTTTTTATACGAGTCATGAGGAGCATGGACATGACTG CTACCTTCAAATTAAGAAAAGTCGACTTACAGAAAGAAGGCTACGATCCCAACAGGGTGAAAGACAAACTTTACTATTTTGACCCGAAACTAAATAAATACGTTAGCTTAGGTCTCGAGGAATACGAAAAAATTGTTTCAGGAAAAATAAGACTGTGA